From one Gemmatimonadaceae bacterium genomic stretch:
- the uvrA gene encoding excinuclease ABC subunit UvrA, with translation MKDSIVIRGARQHNLKGFDLEIPRRTLTVITGPSGSGKSSLAFDTIYAEGQRRYVESLSAYARQFLERMEKPDVDSIDGLSPAVAIEQRNPTRTSRSTVGTATEIYDYLRLLWARVGHTHCQLCGGELKPDTVQSVSDTVLKLPAGTRFHVAFPLRISALVTHKVVAENLRAQGFLRVSVDKRVIHLDDVDAERIDLAASPAVLVVVDRLAVSDVVAGRLSDAVGTAFADGDGECVIILADNDEQLRFTERFECPYDGTQAPSPSPQLFSFNNPRGACEKCNGFGATLEYDLTLIVPDPSRTLRDGAIDPWTKPRYDNKRRALADYARREKIPMDRAWQDLSEDQHEFLLNSKTRGYKGIVPFLHELEEKKYKQYIRIFLRQYQTAQPCAVCMGSKLKPAALNVRVADRTIAEVAGMSIGSLSAWLDALSLSQFEQHIADAILREARDRVRFLRDVGLDYLSLNRATRTLSGGEAQRIGLANSLGSQLVDTLYVLDEPSIGLHSRDMSRLLGLLQRLRDAGNTVLVVEHDPAAIEAADYMVELGPGSGEHGGRIVFSGPISRINESPLTGQYLTGAKEIPLPAERRRTGPRWITLSGATEHNLQDVSIRVPLGALTVVTGVSGSGKSTLVHDVLYRALETHLNGGHSAKRHLGESVGAFSSITGCEGIDEVVMIDQSPIGRSPRSNPVTYIKAFDQIRCIFADAPLARQRKYLPGTFSFNVVGGRCEECEGAGSIEVEMVFMADVHVPCDACGGARYKPEVLDVKVSGRNIAQVLELTVDQAIRFFPREEKLGQALWQLQQVGLGYLRLGQPATNLSGGEAQRVKIARELSLSTRKRGRKLYIMDEPTTGLHLDDIRKLAEVIDRLIDQGHTLLLIEHNLEVIKLADWVIDLGPEGGVGGGKLVAMGRPEAVAAVPESHTGRWLAPLLKKTALPVPAEERLALAR, from the coding sequence GTGAAGGACAGCATAGTCATCCGCGGCGCCCGACAACACAATTTGAAGGGGTTCGATCTCGAAATCCCGAGACGCACACTCACCGTCATTACCGGCCCGTCCGGCTCGGGCAAGTCTTCCCTCGCATTCGACACCATCTACGCCGAAGGCCAGCGCCGATACGTCGAATCGCTTTCAGCCTACGCCAGGCAATTTCTGGAAAGGATGGAGAAACCCGATGTCGATTCGATCGACGGTCTCTCACCTGCCGTCGCCATCGAGCAGCGGAATCCAACGAGGACATCCCGCTCGACGGTCGGAACCGCCACGGAAATCTACGACTACCTGCGGTTGCTCTGGGCCCGCGTAGGACACACCCACTGTCAACTTTGCGGGGGCGAGCTTAAACCCGACACGGTTCAGTCAGTATCCGACACCGTGCTCAAACTTCCGGCGGGAACCAGGTTTCACGTAGCGTTCCCGCTCAGGATTTCGGCGCTGGTTACACACAAAGTGGTCGCCGAAAATCTGCGTGCACAGGGGTTCCTGAGGGTCAGCGTTGACAAGCGAGTGATACATCTCGATGATGTCGACGCTGAGCGCATCGATCTTGCCGCGTCTCCGGCGGTGCTGGTGGTAGTCGACCGGCTGGCCGTTTCTGATGTGGTCGCCGGCCGTCTGAGTGACGCGGTAGGCACGGCCTTCGCCGACGGAGATGGCGAGTGCGTCATAATTCTCGCGGATAACGACGAGCAGCTGCGCTTTACTGAACGGTTCGAGTGTCCTTACGACGGAACGCAGGCGCCCTCCCCCTCTCCGCAACTGTTCTCGTTCAACAATCCCCGCGGCGCATGCGAAAAGTGCAACGGGTTCGGCGCTACGCTTGAGTACGATCTGACACTCATCGTACCCGACCCGTCGCGCACTCTCCGCGATGGCGCCATCGATCCGTGGACAAAACCGCGGTATGACAACAAGCGCCGCGCCCTCGCCGATTATGCGCGCCGCGAAAAAATTCCGATGGACCGTGCCTGGCAGGATCTTTCTGAAGATCAGCATGAGTTTCTCCTCAATTCGAAGACGCGCGGTTACAAGGGAATCGTGCCCTTTCTGCACGAGCTCGAGGAAAAGAAGTACAAGCAGTACATCCGTATTTTTCTGCGGCAGTATCAGACGGCGCAGCCATGTGCGGTGTGCATGGGCTCGAAGCTCAAGCCAGCGGCATTGAACGTTCGTGTCGCCGACCGCACCATCGCCGAAGTTGCCGGAATGTCGATTGGTTCGTTGAGTGCCTGGCTCGATGCACTGTCGCTGTCGCAGTTCGAGCAACACATCGCCGACGCGATTCTGCGCGAAGCACGAGACCGCGTTCGTTTCCTCCGCGATGTGGGCCTCGATTATCTATCGCTCAACCGCGCGACACGGACACTGTCGGGCGGCGAGGCTCAGCGAATCGGTCTGGCCAACTCGCTCGGTTCGCAACTGGTCGATACGCTCTATGTCCTCGACGAACCCTCGATTGGATTGCATTCCCGGGACATGAGCCGACTACTCGGCCTGCTGCAGCGGCTCAGGGATGCTGGCAATACGGTACTCGTGGTCGAGCATGATCCTGCCGCAATCGAGGCAGCCGATTACATGGTGGAGCTTGGCCCGGGGAGCGGGGAGCATGGGGGCAGGATTGTTTTCTCCGGCCCCATTTCACGAATCAACGAGAGCCCGCTGACAGGTCAGTATCTCACGGGTGCAAAGGAGATCCCCCTGCCCGCCGAACGCAGAAGAACGGGCCCGCGGTGGATAACGCTCTCCGGGGCCACCGAGCATAACCTTCAGGACGTCAGCATCCGCGTGCCCCTCGGCGCACTCACGGTTGTCACGGGCGTATCGGGCTCTGGAAAAAGCACGCTCGTGCATGACGTGCTGTACCGCGCACTCGAAACCCATCTCAATGGTGGACACAGCGCCAAGCGGCACCTGGGCGAATCGGTGGGTGCGTTCTCGAGCATCACCGGCTGCGAGGGAATCGACGAGGTCGTGATGATCGACCAGAGCCCGATTGGCCGCTCGCCCCGGTCGAACCCGGTGACGTACATCAAGGCATTTGACCAGATCCGGTGCATCTTCGCCGACGCCCCGCTCGCCCGCCAGCGCAAGTATTTGCCTGGCACGTTCAGCTTCAACGTCGTGGGCGGCCGTTGCGAAGAGTGTGAAGGCGCAGGGTCGATCGAAGTCGAAATGGTTTTCATGGCCGACGTGCATGTACCCTGCGATGCATGTGGTGGAGCGAGGTACAAGCCGGAGGTTCTCGATGTCAAAGTCAGCGGGCGGAACATCGCCCAGGTGCTGGAGCTGACGGTCGATCAGGCAATCCGATTCTTCCCGCGTGAAGAAAAACTCGGTCAGGCGCTTTGGCAGCTCCAGCAGGTGGGGCTCGGTTATCTGCGACTTGGCCAGCCCGCCACAAATCTTTCCGGTGGCGAAGCCCAACGTGTGAAGATTGCGCGGGAGTTGTCTCTTTCGACGAGAAAGCGCGGGCGCAAACTATATATCATGGATGAGCCGACAACTGGCCTCCATCTCGATGACATCCGCAAGTTGGCGGAAGTGATCGACCGGCTGATCGATCAGGGCCACACGCTGCTGTTGATCGAGCACAACCTTGAAGTGATAAAGCTCGCCGACTGGGTAATCGACCTCGGCCCGGAAGGCGGCGTCGGCGGAGGTAAGCTGGTTGCAATGGGCCGGCCTGAAGCGGTCGCCGCTGTGCCCGAGTCGCACACCGGAAGGTGGCTTGCCCCCCTGTTGAAAAAAACCGCCCTCCCAGTGCCGGCCGAGGAGCGCCTGGCGCTGGCACGTTAG
- a CDS encoding GlsB/YeaQ/YmgE family stress response membrane protein, with protein MPLWLYWILLGLVAGTLAKFLVPGRDPSGCIITILLGIIGAFIGGFVGTRFGWGAVNAGTFDFRSVALATLGAIVLLLIGRLVRRI; from the coding sequence TTGCCGCTCTGGCTCTACTGGATTCTGCTTGGCCTGGTAGCTGGAACACTGGCCAAGTTCCTGGTGCCAGGGCGGGACCCTTCGGGCTGTATCATCACCATACTTCTTGGCATCATCGGGGCTTTCATCGGCGGCTTCGTCGGAACAAGGTTTGGATGGGGTGCAGTGAACGCCGGTACCTTCGATTTCAGATCGGTCGCCCTTGCGACTCTTGGCGCCATCGTCCTTCTCCTCATTGGGCGCCTCGTTCGGCGTATCTGA
- a CDS encoding GlsB/YeaQ/YmgE family stress response membrane protein: MSILAWIVLGLIAGAIAKAVMPGNDPGGIIVTMIIGIVGAVIGGFLGSTLLGTGLQGFSWQSLLLSIVGALILLWIYRMTTRGRSRVP; encoded by the coding sequence ATGAGTATTCTCGCATGGATCGTTCTTGGTTTGATCGCCGGTGCGATCGCCAAGGCAGTTATGCCGGGCAACGACCCTGGCGGAATCATCGTCACGATGATCATCGGAATTGTCGGTGCCGTCATTGGCGGTTTCCTCGGCAGCACTTTGCTGGGCACGGGTCTTCAGGGATTCTCGTGGCAGAGTCTTCTGCTATCGATTGTCGGCGCCCTGATTCTCCTCTGGATCTACCGCATGACCACACGCGGCCGAAGCCGCGTTCCGTAA
- a CDS encoding Stp1/IreP family PP2C-type Ser/Thr phosphatase — protein sequence MHLAVSAQTDTGKLRKGNEDNLYVSANEYRGLFIVADGMGGHAAGEVASQMAVDFISSELSDLNDLAAEGSGPRLSDTLRSANRKVFERTRRELEKTGMGSTASALLISDSRYLIGHVGDSRIYLVRDGAMRQLTRDHSLVQEQVDAGLITAEQARHHPQSNVITCCIGMSSDIEPDILTGETHVGDVFLLASDGLTGMVEDRRLQQLLQSRAEPERIVRAMISDANNNGGIDNITAIVVKVITADTRFVTGDVTPVPQGRVHG from the coding sequence GTGCATCTGGCCGTTTCAGCACAAACAGATACGGGCAAACTGCGAAAGGGGAACGAGGACAACCTCTACGTAAGCGCAAATGAGTATCGCGGCCTGTTCATAGTCGCCGATGGAATGGGTGGCCACGCCGCTGGTGAAGTGGCGAGCCAGATGGCCGTCGACTTCATCTCGAGCGAGCTCTCCGATCTCAATGATCTTGCGGCGGAGGGGTCGGGCCCCCGGTTATCCGACACGCTCCGGTCGGCCAATCGCAAGGTTTTCGAGCGAACCAGACGTGAGCTCGAGAAGACCGGGATGGGGAGCACTGCATCGGCGTTGCTTATCTCGGATTCGAGATATCTGATTGGGCACGTAGGCGACTCGCGAATCTACCTGGTCCGCGATGGCGCGATGCGCCAGCTGACGCGCGATCATTCGCTGGTTCAGGAACAGGTCGACGCAGGTCTGATCACTGCCGAGCAGGCCCGGCATCATCCTCAAAGCAACGTCATCACGTGCTGCATAGGGATGAGCAGCGACATCGAGCCGGACATACTGACCGGCGAAACGCATGTCGGCGACGTTTTTCTATTGGCCAGTGACGGGCTAACCGGGATGGTGGAAGACCGCCGCCTCCAGCAGCTGCTTCAGTCGCGCGCTGAACCAGAGCGGATCGTGAGAGCGATGATCTCCGACGCGAACAACAATGGCGGCATCGACAACATTACCGCCATCGTGGTGAAGGTCATCACTGCGGATACTCGGTTTGTTACAGGAGACGTCACACCGGTCCCCCAGGGCCGGGTGCATGGCTGA
- the hppD gene encoding 4-hydroxyphenylpyruvate dioxygenase, which produces MATATLPDAETAPDTFPINGTDYVEFYVGNAKQASHFYHGAFGFDVVAYRGPETGVRDRASYLLQQDKVRIVLTTSIKSGGPIADHVHRHGDGVKDIALWVDDTRMAFKLAVDRGALPVRVPEVMQDENGEIVIAAIRTYGDTIHSLVERRNYRGLFMPGYVAVESPRQSAQVGLKYIDHCVGNVELGAMNQWVGYYANVLGFTQLISFDDKAISTEYSALMSKVVANGNGRIKFPLNEPAEGKKKSQIDEYLEFYEGPGVQHIAIATDDIISTVTQLRARGVEFLRVPATYYDSVLDRVGHIDEDIGPLRELGVLVDRDDEGYLLQIFTKPVEDRPTVFYEIIQRKGAKSFGAGNFKALFEAIEREQALRGNL; this is translated from the coding sequence ATGGCAACTGCTACTCTTCCTGACGCCGAAACTGCCCCAGACACGTTCCCCATCAATGGCACCGACTACGTGGAGTTCTACGTAGGGAACGCGAAGCAGGCCAGTCATTTTTATCACGGGGCCTTCGGTTTCGATGTCGTCGCCTACAGAGGGCCGGAGACAGGTGTGCGCGACAGAGCGAGTTACCTGCTACAGCAGGACAAGGTGCGCATCGTCCTGACGACGTCCATAAAATCGGGAGGGCCGATCGCCGATCATGTCCACCGCCATGGCGATGGAGTGAAGGACATTGCCCTATGGGTGGACGATACGCGAATGGCGTTCAAGCTTGCCGTCGACCGTGGTGCGTTGCCGGTTCGGGTGCCTGAGGTAATGCAGGATGAGAACGGCGAGATCGTGATTGCCGCCATTCGCACTTACGGTGACACCATTCACAGCCTGGTGGAGCGACGCAACTATCGCGGTCTGTTCATGCCCGGTTACGTGGCAGTGGAGTCGCCACGTCAGTCGGCGCAGGTAGGACTCAAGTACATCGACCACTGTGTCGGCAACGTCGAGCTAGGGGCGATGAACCAATGGGTAGGGTATTACGCCAATGTGCTGGGATTCACCCAGCTCATATCGTTCGACGACAAGGCCATTTCGACCGAGTATTCGGCTCTGATGTCGAAGGTGGTGGCAAATGGTAACGGGCGGATAAAGTTTCCGCTGAATGAGCCGGCTGAAGGCAAGAAGAAATCTCAGATCGACGAGTATCTCGAATTTTATGAGGGCCCCGGTGTTCAGCACATCGCCATCGCTACCGACGACATCATCTCTACTGTGACCCAGCTGCGGGCGCGGGGTGTCGAGTTCCTGCGTGTGCCGGCGACGTACTACGACAGCGTGCTCGACCGTGTCGGCCATATAGATGAGGACATTGGTCCGCTTCGCGAACTGGGAGTCCTCGTTGACCGGGACGACGAAGGATATCTGCTTCAGATTTTCACGAAACCGGTCGAGGACAGGCCAACCGTTTTTTACGAGATAATCCAGCGAAAGGGCGCAAAGAGCTTTGGTGCCGGCAACTTCAAGGCGTTGTTCGAGGCGATTGAGCGCGAACAGGCACTCCGCGGAAATCTGTGA
- a CDS encoding homogentisate 1,2-dioxygenase, with the protein MPHYHTLGSIPRKRHIAFRKPDGGLYAEELMGHEGFTGTSSLLYHVYPPTTVKSVRRVTEMKYVADPDQTLHHRHFLTSRVKPGGSATLDRMPLLFNQDIAMLYVEPDKQDEHFYRNAQADELVYVAKGAGVLESVYGDLPYGEGDYLVIHRGILHRYRIDVSTEQTKLLVMESRGHVRSPKRYRNEFGQLVEGAPYSERDIRRPLELRSHDEKGDFPLLVKQYDGINELVLDHHPFDVVGWDGYFYPWAFNIRDFEPIVGRVHQPPPVHQTFQGDGFVVCSFCPRPYDFHPEAVPAPYNHSNVDSDEVLYYASSEFMSRKGIEFGSITHHPDGIPHGPHPGRAEASVGAKYTEELAVMMDSFRPLKVAKAAMSIEDPDYHKSWLDIQHEQFSPPSS; encoded by the coding sequence ATGCCACACTATCACACGCTCGGGTCGATACCACGGAAGCGGCACATTGCGTTCCGCAAGCCGGACGGAGGACTCTACGCCGAGGAGTTGATGGGCCACGAGGGATTTACGGGCACATCGTCGCTCCTCTACCATGTTTACCCACCGACGACCGTCAAGTCGGTTCGCCGGGTAACCGAAATGAAGTACGTGGCAGATCCTGACCAGACGCTTCATCACCGCCACTTCCTGACGTCGCGTGTAAAGCCCGGCGGAAGCGCGACGCTCGACCGGATGCCGCTGTTGTTCAATCAGGACATTGCGATGCTGTATGTCGAGCCGGACAAACAGGACGAGCACTTTTATCGTAATGCGCAGGCCGACGAGCTTGTCTACGTTGCCAAGGGCGCCGGCGTGCTCGAGTCAGTGTACGGCGACCTTCCTTATGGCGAAGGCGATTATCTGGTAATCCACCGTGGGATCCTGCATCGTTACCGCATCGATGTGAGCACGGAGCAAACCAAGCTCCTGGTAATGGAAAGCCGGGGTCATGTGCGGTCCCCGAAGCGGTATCGCAATGAGTTCGGACAGCTGGTCGAGGGGGCGCCGTATTCCGAACGCGATATCAGGCGCCCTCTAGAGCTGCGGTCACATGACGAAAAGGGAGACTTCCCACTTCTCGTAAAACAATACGACGGAATCAACGAGCTGGTGCTCGATCATCACCCGTTCGACGTCGTCGGCTGGGACGGTTATTTCTACCCCTGGGCGTTCAACATCCGCGACTTCGAGCCGATCGTCGGCCGGGTTCACCAGCCGCCGCCGGTTCACCAGACATTTCAGGGCGACGGGTTCGTCGTCTGTTCATTCTGCCCGCGGCCCTACGACTTTCACCCCGAAGCGGTACCGGCGCCCTACAATCACAGCAACGTCGACTCGGACGAAGTGCTGTATTACGCATCGAGCGAGTTCATGAGCCGGAAGGGCATCGAGTTTGGCAGCATCACGCATCATCCCGATGGCATTCCGCATGGCCCGCATCCAGGACGCGCGGAGGCGAGTGTGGGAGCCAAATACACAGAAGAGCTGGCGGTGATGATGGACAGCTTCCGTCCGCTGAAGGTTGCGAAAGCGGCGATGTCGATCGAGGATCCGGATTATCACAAGTCGTGGCTGGATATTCAACATGAGCAGTTCAGTCCACCGTCGAGCTGA
- a CDS encoding acetoacetate--CoA ligase, which produces MTAKDPVGDAAARAVGIIEPIWTPPEDRVAGARMTEFLRYASDGSPLSFEELYSWSVLHPEEFWPAVWQFCGVISEDRGDGSPWDQVVVGLDRMGPPDATLGPRWFVGARLNFAENLLRFRDDGDAIVAWNEQGRQRVISYAELHEQVARVAAALRSAGVREGDRVAGFLPNIPESVIAMLAAVSLGAVWSACSPDFGVQGVLDRFSQIEPKVLFCGAEYSYAGKRIPTLDRVAELVRRVPAIEQVVVVTSGAQADLLEIPNALTWEAFAPAVADPVDFERFPFDHPLYILYSSGTTGLPKCLLHGAGGTLLQHMKELVLHTDLRRTDRVFYFTTCGWMMWNWLVSALSVGSTIVLYDGGPFSPRSDSLWELAASEGVTVFGTSAKYLAMCQKHGYTPAEKFDLSALKTILSTGSPLSPASFDYVYEKVKADVHLASISGGTDIVSCFACGNPTAPVYRGELQTRGLGMAVHVFNEAGRPVIDEPGELVCTRPFPSMPVSFWNDADGAKYQAAYFEKYPNVWRHGDWAELTDRNGVIIHGRSDATLNPGGVRIGTAEIYRQVEQIAEVLESVAVGREIRGGISGDIEVVLFVRLAEGVSLDGPLRDRIRQQVRENTSPLHVPRKIVQVAEIPRTISGKVSELAVRESVHGRPVANIESLANPASLKLFEDFGRISV; this is translated from the coding sequence GTGACTGCGAAGGATCCGGTAGGAGATGCCGCTGCGCGCGCAGTCGGCATCATCGAACCCATCTGGACGCCACCCGAAGATCGCGTCGCAGGCGCGCGCATGACCGAGTTCCTGCGTTACGCCAGTGACGGCTCCCCGCTGTCGTTCGAAGAATTGTACAGCTGGTCGGTGCTGCATCCGGAAGAGTTCTGGCCTGCGGTGTGGCAGTTCTGTGGAGTGATCTCCGAGGACCGTGGCGACGGCTCGCCGTGGGATCAGGTGGTCGTGGGGCTGGACCGGATGGGCCCGCCGGACGCCACGCTTGGACCGCGATGGTTTGTCGGGGCCCGGCTCAATTTCGCGGAGAATCTGCTTCGTTTCAGGGACGACGGAGATGCGATCGTGGCCTGGAACGAGCAGGGTCGCCAGCGTGTCATCTCGTACGCGGAGTTGCACGAGCAGGTTGCGCGGGTTGCAGCGGCACTGAGGTCGGCGGGAGTGCGCGAGGGTGACAGGGTCGCGGGCTTTCTGCCGAATATTCCGGAGTCCGTAATCGCGATGCTTGCCGCGGTTTCGCTGGGCGCCGTATGGTCGGCATGCTCGCCTGATTTCGGAGTGCAGGGGGTTCTCGATCGCTTCAGTCAGATCGAGCCAAAGGTTTTGTTCTGCGGCGCCGAGTACAGCTACGCAGGGAAGCGCATTCCAACGCTCGACCGCGTGGCCGAGCTGGTGAGGAGAGTTCCAGCTATCGAGCAGGTGGTGGTAGTGACCAGCGGTGCTCAGGCTGATTTGCTGGAGATTCCGAACGCGCTCACCTGGGAGGCCTTTGCGCCCGCCGTTGCCGACCCTGTCGACTTCGAGCGGTTCCCGTTCGATCATCCACTGTACATCCTGTATTCATCGGGCACGACGGGATTGCCGAAGTGCCTGCTACATGGCGCCGGCGGAACTCTCCTTCAACACATGAAGGAGCTCGTCCTGCATACCGATCTCAGGCGGACAGACCGTGTGTTTTACTTCACCACCTGTGGCTGGATGATGTGGAACTGGCTGGTGAGCGCGTTATCTGTCGGATCGACGATTGTTCTTTACGACGGGGGCCCGTTCTCGCCGCGCTCCGACAGTTTATGGGAGCTGGCGGCGAGCGAGGGAGTCACCGTTTTCGGAACCAGCGCAAAGTATCTGGCAATGTGTCAAAAGCACGGGTATACGCCGGCCGAAAAATTCGACCTGTCGGCGCTGAAGACCATTCTGTCGACCGGAAGCCCGCTTTCTCCAGCGAGTTTTGACTACGTCTACGAAAAGGTGAAAGCGGACGTGCACCTCGCGAGTATCAGCGGCGGTACCGATATCGTTTCATGTTTTGCGTGCGGCAATCCGACAGCCCCCGTGTACCGCGGCGAATTGCAGACCCGGGGGCTTGGCATGGCCGTGCATGTATTCAACGAGGCTGGCAGGCCAGTCATCGACGAGCCGGGCGAGCTCGTCTGCACCCGGCCATTTCCGAGCATGCCGGTATCATTCTGGAACGACGCGGACGGGGCGAAATATCAAGCCGCGTATTTCGAGAAGTATCCCAACGTCTGGCGACACGGCGACTGGGCAGAGCTTACCGATCGCAATGGGGTGATCATCCACGGCCGCAGCGACGCGACTCTCAATCCGGGCGGAGTGCGAATTGGTACTGCCGAGATTTACCGGCAGGTCGAACAGATTGCCGAGGTACTCGAAAGCGTCGCGGTCGGGAGGGAAATCAGGGGCGGGATTTCAGGTGATATCGAGGTAGTGCTTTTTGTCCGGCTTGCCGAGGGAGTGTCGCTGGATGGGCCGCTGAGAGATCGCATCCGCCAGCAGGTCCGGGAAAACACCAGCCCGCTGCACGTTCCTAGAAAAATTGTCCAGGTTGCGGAGATTCCGCGTACAATCAGTGGAAAGGTCAGCGAGCTGGCGGTGCGGGAGTCGGTTCATGGACGGCCGGTTGCCAATATCGAATCGCTCGCAAACCCTGCTTCCCTCAAGCTGTTCGAAGACTTCGGAAGAATCAGCGTTTAA
- a CDS encoding HD domain-containing protein → MRFEILRDPLWNNIRVDELTLSLIDTDIFQRLRYVRQLGLAYLVYPGATHSRFEHALGAYHLSRGALALLAEEDGSTGSATEEQTVVRAAALLHDVGHYPFSHALEEIGQLHHEDVARPLITSGTIASILRQAIGADAPERVFELIRGTSSSPLQGLISGSLDLDQIEYLKRDAFMCGVPYGEIDVDRLTNSMVILNDPDTGKTVLGVHEKGLSALESLLFAKYQMYRNVYWHHAVRSATAMYKRMVDDALRGGAVDAALLVSYTDEGLLHRLEHAHPSSLLDALRSRRLYKRALEWPASTLGDGFGEWIATDRERTRLAEDEIANDAGLAPGEALLDFPAKTQMLGLDIPVRRRDGRVERLTGGGWPGTMNLPALSEDLYRSARWLRVFVARPAEVSPARVRAILDAAA, encoded by the coding sequence ATGCGATTTGAAATTCTGCGCGACCCTCTCTGGAACAACATCCGTGTCGATGAGCTGACTCTCAGCCTCATCGACACGGATATTTTTCAGCGCCTGCGTTACGTCCGACAGCTTGGCCTCGCGTATCTCGTTTACCCGGGGGCGACTCACTCCCGCTTCGAGCACGCACTCGGCGCGTATCATTTGTCGCGTGGCGCACTCGCGCTGTTGGCTGAGGAGGACGGCAGCACTGGCAGCGCGACCGAAGAACAGACGGTGGTTCGCGCGGCAGCCCTCCTGCACGATGTCGGACACTACCCGTTTTCGCACGCCCTCGAAGAGATCGGCCAGCTCCACCACGAAGATGTTGCGAGGCCACTCATAACCTCGGGGACGATAGCCTCGATTCTGCGTCAGGCAATTGGTGCCGACGCGCCCGAACGTGTTTTCGAGCTCATCCGCGGCACGAGCTCCAGTCCCTTGCAGGGACTTATCTCCGGCTCCCTCGATCTCGACCAAATCGAGTATCTCAAGCGCGACGCATTCATGTGCGGCGTGCCATACGGCGAAATAGATGTTGACCGCCTCACCAACTCGATGGTGATTCTCAACGATCCCGACACCGGTAAGACTGTGCTTGGCGTCCACGAGAAGGGGCTTTCGGCGCTCGAGTCGCTGCTTTTCGCCAAATACCAGATGTACCGGAACGTGTACTGGCATCACGCGGTACGCAGCGCGACCGCGATGTACAAGAGGATGGTGGATGACGCGCTCCGAGGCGGAGCCGTGGACGCCGCGTTGCTCGTGTCGTATACCGACGAAGGGCTGCTGCACCGGCTCGAGCATGCGCACCCGTCTTCACTGCTCGACGCGCTGCGAAGCAGGCGCCTATACAAGCGCGCGCTCGAATGGCCCGCCAGCACACTGGGCGACGGGTTCGGCGAGTGGATCGCCACCGATCGTGAGCGAACGCGGCTGGCCGAGGACGAAATCGCGAATGACGCCGGGCTGGCACCGGGTGAGGCACTGCTCGACTTCCCCGCCAAAACTCAGATGTTGGGACTGGACATTCCCGTCCGCCGCCGCGATGGCAGGGTGGAACGGCTTACTGGTGGTGGCTGGCCGGGAACGATGAATCTCCCGGCACTGTCCGAAGATCTCTATCGCAGCGCGCGCTGGCTGCGAGTGTTTGTTGCCCGGCCGGCCGAAGTGTCGCCCGCTAGGGTCAGGGCGATCCTTGACGCAGCCGCGTGA